A segment of the Candidatus Cloacimonadota bacterium genome:
TACTTTAAGCTTCATCTGGAACCTCCAGACCGGTTAATTCTTTAATGCTCTTTCCTCTTAATTTACTGATATCAGATATTGTCCTGAGTTTTTGAAGACCATCAACAGTTGCTTTGACAACATTAGCCTGGGTATTTGAGCCAAGAGATTTTGTCAGGATATTTTCTACTCCGGCTGCTTCCAGAATAGCTCTGGCAGGACCGCCGGCAATGACACCGGTTCCGGGGGAAGCAGGTTTTAACATGATCTTACTTGCTCCGAATCTACCGATTATCTCGTGTGGAATGGAGCCATTAACGATCGGAATCGAGAACATATTCTTTCCTGCTTTTTCTTTAGCTTTCCTGATAGCATCAACGATTTCATTTGCTTTGCCAACGCCAACTCCGACTTTTCCGTTTTTATCTCCAACCACGACCGTAGCGTTAAAACTGAAATTTCTTCCACCTTTAACAACTTTCGCTACTCGATTGGTAGTAACAATTTTTTCAACTGCAAACAAAGGCTCATTTTGACGAAAATTATTTCTTTTAGCTTCCAAGTCTTTCCTCCTTAGAATTTCAAACCGGCTTTGCGAGCGCCATCAGCAAGAGCTTTCACTCTGCCATGATAGAGATAACCTCCACGATCAAAACTTACTTCTGAAATTCCTAGTGCTATTGCTTTTTCTCCAAGTTTAAGACCGACTTCAAAACTCTGTTCGACTTTCTTTTTTGATCTATCGAGTTTGATCTCTTTCGAGTTTGATGACATCATTACCAATGTATTTCCAAGGTCATCATTTATTATTTGAGCACTGATATTTTTCAGGCTTCTGAAAACAGATAATCTGGGTCTCTCCGAAGATCCGAAAATCTTCTTCCTGATCGATTTCCTGCGTTTCCGACGAGCCAGGTATTTTTTTAAGGTAACTGCATTATTGTCCATTTTTTATCTCCAAAATTAGGCTGAAGTCTTACCAGGTTTGATCTTAACATATTCGCCTTCATACCTGATACCTTTACCTTTAAAATTTTCAGGTGGACGACAATGTCTGATCTCAGCCGCAAATTTTCCGACATCTTCTTTGTGAATACCACTGATCCTGACAATGGATTGAATTCCGAGTTTGCTTTTCTGAGCTCTGGGAACTGCTTCAGCTTCAACTTTTATATTTTCAGGTATTTCCAGGAGTATATCATGAGAAAAACCTATGCTTAGTTTTAACCAGATTCCAACTATTTCTGCCGAATAGCCGGTTCCAATAACCTGTAAGACTTTTTTATAGCCTTCACTCACTCCGATAACCATATTATTGATCAAAGCACGAGTCAGACCGTGTAAACATTTTTGCTCTCTCGAATCATCTTCCCTGCTGATCTTTAATAAATTTTCTTCCTGAACAACAGAAATTCCAGGTTTCATGATATATTTAAGTTCTCCGTTTTTACCCGAGACATCAATATTCTGTCCTGCGATGGAAACTTTAACACCATCAGGTAATTTTACCGGAGTTTTACCTATTCTTGACACGAGTTCCTCCCTCTACCAGACTTTACAAATATATTCTCCGCCGATCTTCTGTTGGCGAGCATCTCTGTCGACCATCAAACCTCGATTTGTCGATAAAATGGCACAACCGGTATTATTATAGACCGATGGAATATTATGGGAATTAACATAAATGCGAAGTCCCGGTTTGCTAACTCTTTGAATTCCCTTTAGAACAGATTCACCATTATTCGTATAACGGAGATTAATAAATATTTTTTTTCTGTGTATTTTCTTATCAGGATCTCTATCGACAATATCATAGCTGTTGATAAAATTTTCTTCAGCTAATAATTTAACAATAGATTCATTTAAATTACTATAATTAATAGTAACTGTTTTATGATTTACCCTGAAGGCATTTCTGATTTTTGTTATTGCGTCGGAAATTGGATCTGAAACACTCATTTTATTCTCCTCTACCAACTTGCTTTTTTTACACCGGGTATTTGACCTTCAGTAGCAAGTTTCCTGAAACAAAGACGGCATAGACCGAAATCGCGCATATAAGCTCTTGAACGACCACATATCATACAACGAGAGTATTTTCTAACCTGAAATTTAGGTGTTCTTTTTTGTTTTTCTACCCAAGATTTTTTTGCCAAAATAACTCTCCTTCTAATTATTTTTGAACGGCATACCAAGATTGCGAAGAAGTTCTTTTCCTTCCTCATCGGTTTTTGCCGTGGTTACTATAGAAATATTCATACCTCTGACAGCATCGATTTTATCATATTCAATTTCCGGGAAAACTGTTTGTTCTGTTATTCCTAAAGTATAATTTCCTCTGCCGTCAAATGCTTTAGGTGAAATACCTCTGAAATCACGGATTCGAGGAATAACAATCGAGATCAATCTATCCAGGAATTCATACATAATTTCACCGCGCAGAGTAACTTTGCAACCGATCGGCATACCTTCTCTCAATTTAAAATTGGAAATCGATTTCTTGGCTTTGGTGATGATAGGTTTCCGACCTGTTATCTGAACCATATCTTTTACCGCATTATCGAGCAGAGCTTTGTTCTGAGTTGCAGCTCCAACACCCATATTGACGGATATCTTTTCCAATTTTGGTACCATTAGAATATTTTTATAATCAAAATGCTTTTTTAAAGCGGGAATAGTTTCTTTTTTAAATTTTTCCTGTAAACGACTCATTCCCAAACTCCTTTATAATTCATCACCGGTTTTTTTACAAACTCGAACACGATTTTTTCCAATCTGTTTAAAGACAGCCCTGGTCACATCTCCTAATTTTTCATTAAATAATTTTACATTGGAAACATTGATCGGAGCTTCTTTTTCGACGATTCCACCCTGTTGATTCTGCTGGGTCGGTCGAGTATGCTTTTTGATAAAATTCACTTTTTCAACGATCACACTGTTGGTCTTCGGGTAAGCTTTTAAAACTTTACCCTTAACACCTTTGTATTTACCGGCAATAACAACAACAGTGTCACCTTTTTTTATTTTCATGCTATTTCTGTGAGGAAGCTGCATTTTTTCGTGAAAGCTCAATTTTTTGCTTCTTCCTTTGCTTTTATCTTTTCCGGATTTCTGGTAACCACCATCACCGGATGTTTTTCTTTTTGTGCGTGTATCTTTTTGCTTCTTTTCCATTTATCAAACTCCTGCAGAATTTCCTTAAAAGAACTTTCTTAAAGAACTTCCGGTGCTAATGATATTATCTTCATAAAATGATGCTCTCTCAATTCTCTGGCAACAGGACCGAAAATACGGGTTGCTTTGGGTTCTCCTTTTTCATCGATCATGACCACTGCATTATCCTCAAAACGAATATAAGAGCCGTCTTTCCTTCTTGCTTCTTTATGTGTGCGAATAATAACAGCTCTTTCGACCGAACCTTTTTTGATCTTGCTGTTTGGAACAGCAGTCTTTATCGCTACTACGATGATATCTCCAAGTCCGGCATATTTTCGTTTGGAACCGCCTAATACTTTGATGCATTGTGCTTTTTTGGCACCTGAGTTATCTGCTACATTCAACATTGTTTGAGCTTGGATCATTTCAGGCTCCTTATTTTCTTTTTTCGATTATCTCGCTGAGAATCCATCTTTTATCTCTGCTGATTGGTTTGCTTTCCTGGATCTGGACAACATCACCGATCTGACATTCATTCTTTTCATCATGTGCCTTAAAATTTTTATGTCTTCTCACGATTTTTTTGTAGAGCGGATGTTTGAACTGTCGTTGAACTTTGACAACGATAGTTTTCTCCATTTTATCGCTGACCACTATTCCGGTTTTTGTAACTTTTCTTCCGTTAGTCATTATTACCTCTTATGCTGAAGATTCGCTCTTCTTTCTTTCTGTTATCAAGGTTTTGATACGAGCTATATCCCGACGCACATCTTTGATTCGCAACGGGTTTTCCAGCCTGTTCATTGCTTTCTGAAATCTTAAATTGAATAATTCTTCCCTGGAATCTTCATACTTTTGCCGGAGTTCATCATTTGTTAATTCCCGGAGTTCCATTATTTTCATATTTCAACTCCTTCTCTACAGATTATTTTTGTCTGCACAGGTAATTTATGTCCGGCAAGCCTGGCAGCTTCCTTGGCAACTTCCGGATCAACTCCTTCGAATTCAAACATTATTCTTCCGGGTTTGACAACTGCCACCCAATATTCAGGAGCACCCTTACCTTTTCCCATTCTCGTTTCAGCAGGTTTTTTAGTGATCGGTTTATCAGGAAAGATCCTGATCCATAGTTTTCCCGCTCTCTTCATTGTTCTCGTGATAGCAACACGAGCAGATTCTATTTGACGACTCGTGATCCAGGCTGCATCAAGAGAGATAATAGCGTAATCACCAAAATTGATCGTACTACCCCTGTAAGCCAGACCTTTTCTGCGACCCTTTTGCTTTTTCCTATATTTAACTTTCTTTGGAGCTAACATCTATTTTTTCTCCTTATTTAAAGATATCGCCTTTGTAAATCCAGATCTTGATGCCGATGATTCCGTAAGTTGTTGTAACTTCTGTAAGTTTATAATCGATATCAGCTCTGAGAGTATGAAGCGGAGTCCTGCCTTCATGATATCTTTCTGTTCTCGCCATTTCTGCTCCACCCAATCTTCCGGCACACTGAACTTTTATACCTTGAGCTCCGTTTCGCATAGCATTTCGCATGGCAAATTTCATTGCTCTTCTGAAAGAAATTCTCCGTTTAAGTTGTCTTCCGATTTCCAGACCAACCAGAGAAGCATCCAACCACATATTTTTTATTTCCTGAACATTTACAAAAACATTCAAAGTAGAAGTTCTCGTTTTATTGACAAGGATCGATAATTCATTCCTGATCTTTTCGATCTCCGCCCCTTTTCTTCCAATCACCTGTCCCGGTCTGGCAGTATGAATATCGACAGTAACGGATTTAGTTTTCCGGGCAATGATGACATTCGAGATCATCGCATCCTGCAGACGATTTCGAACATATTTTTTTATTTTCAGATCTTCATGGAAGTTAGTAATATATTCATCTTTGGTTGCGAACCAGATGGATTCATAATTTTTATTAACACCAATCCTATAACCGACAGGATTAACTTTTTGTCCCAAAGTTTTCCTCCTTATTCCTTACCCATGATCTCAAGGGTTATGTGACATGTTCTTCTTCTGATAACTGTTGCTCTACCATGAGCGCGAGGTCTGTGTCTTTTCATAATGGGACCATCATCAGCAAAAACTTTGCTTACGACCATATTATCCATATCTGCCTTTCCTTCTTTAACCGTAACATTTGCTATTGCAGAATTTAGGATTTTGGCAACATTTGTGGCGACTCTTTTCTTTGAGAAAAGCAATATTCTTTGAGCTTCAGGTACGGATTTGCCGCGGATCAAGTCCAAGATCAATCTTGCTTTCCGTGCCGAACCTCTTAAATTTCGTACTCGGGCTATTGCTTCCATTACTTCTGCTCCCTTATAAATTTTCAGTGTTTATTTTTTTACTCTATGACCACGATATGTTCGTGTCGGAGAAAATTCTCCTAATTTGTGACCCACCATATTTTCCGAAATATAAACCGGAACAAATTTCCGTCCGTTATGAACGGCAAATGTATGTTCCACAAATTTAGGAATTATCGTTGATCTGCGAGACCAGGTTTTGATCACCTGTTTCTTGCTTTGAGCATTCAAATCATCAACTTTTTTTTCCAGATGTTTATCTACAAAAGGCCCTTTTTTGATTGATCGAGACATATATCACCTTTTTATTTCTTTTTGGATTTAATTATATACTTATCGGAATATTTGTGTTTTTTACGGGTTTTCCCGCCTTTTGCCAAAACTCCCCAGGGAGAGACCGGATGTCCGCCGCCGGAAGTTTTTGCTTCTCCTCCACCCATCGGATGATCAACAGGATTCATGGCAACACCTCGCACTGTCGGACGAATTCCCATCCATCTTTTACGACCTGCTTTTCCGACTACGATGGAGTTGTGTTCGATATTCCCAACCTGTCCGATCGTAGCGTAACATTCTTTCCTGATAAAATGGACATGATTGGAAGGCATTCTGATATGAACATAGCCGCCTTCTTTGGCAACGAGTTGCCCGTAAGCTCCTGCACTTCTGGCCAGTTGACCACCTCTTCCGGCTTTGAACTCGATGTTATGGATCGTCGTTCCCATCGGAATATTCGCGAGTGGAAGAGCGTTTCCAACTTTGATCTCAACCTTCTCACCGGAATTGACTGTATCTCCGACCTTTAAATCGAGCGGAGCCAGGATATATCTTTTTTCACCATCAACATAATGCAGAAGAGCGATGCGAGCGCTCCTATTGGGATCATACTCGATGGTGGCTACTTTAGCTGGAATATCGTGTTTATTCCTTTTGAAATCGATGATCCGGTAATGTCTTTTATGTCCGCCGCCTCGATGCCTGCAAGTAATTCTGCCATGATGATTTCTTCCTGCTTTCTTGGGCAGAGGTTTGAGCAGAGATTTTTCAGGTTCGGTTTTAGTGATTTCATCAAAAGTAAAACCTGTTTTGAATCTCAAGGTCGGAGTGACCGGTTTGTATTTTTTAATTCCCATCTAAAAGCTCCCTCAATTTCTATTCGAAATCAGCAATTTTATCACCTTGTTTGAGCTTGATAATTGCTTTTTTCCAATCCGCTCTTTTACCGGAATTACGACCCATTCTTTTGATTTTTCCCCGCTGCCTGATCGTATTCACGGCGAGAACATTAACATTAAATATTTTCTCTACTGCTTTTTTTATCTCGATTTTGTTAGCATTGATGCTGACTCTGAATGTATAACTATTATTAATATTGTTTAATGAAGTAGTTTTTTCCGTCACCATCGGAGCGATGATAATTTCTCTTTCGTATCTCATTATGCAAATACCTCCACGATCTTTTTTAATGCCTCTTCGGTCATGATCAGGTGATTGCATTTGAGAATTTCATAAGCATAAATAGAATCGGCTTTATCCATACTGGTATAAGGCATATTACTGAATGATTTGATCAATTCGTGATCATTTCCGTCGATGAGGAGAAGTTTTTTACTTTTTTCAGGAGAAATTTTAGTGAGGAGTTCTTTTGCTCGTTTCGTGTTCGGTTTATCGAATTCGAGTGATTCGAGAATAATAATTTGATTATTTTTTGCTCTTTCCGTGAGGGCAAGTTTCAAAGCTAATCTTTTTTTCTTTTTTGGAATATGTTTATACCAGCTTTTTGGTTTGGGACCAAAAGCGCGGCCTCCACCGACTCTGAGCGGAGTTCGGAGATTCCCCGGACGGGCATTTCCGGTTCCTTTCTGCTTAAATAATTTTCTCCCGCTGCCTTGAGCTTCTGCTCGCGTTTGCACTGCTGATGTTCCCTGCCGCTGATTCGCTAAATACATGTTTATTACTTCGTATAATAATGCTTTAGGATTTTTTGATTCAGCTGCGAAAAGTGAATCCGGTAAAGCTACTTTTCCAATTTCTTCACCTTCAGCTGAATATTTGATTGCTTCCAACATTTCCATGACTCCCTATTACAGTTCTTTCCTGAGAAGAACTAAACTATTTCTATGACCGGGAACAGCACCTTTGACAAAAACAAGATTTTTTTCAACATCGACTTTCGCGACTTTCATGTTCAGGATCGTAGTTCTTTTGTTACCCATTTGACCCGGTAGTTTTTTTCCTTTGAAGACACGGGATGGCGTTGCACATTGCCCGATCGCTCCTGGGCCTCGATATGATTCATGAACTCCATGTGTGGCTTTGAAACCATGAAATCCATGTCTTTTCATAACTCCTGCAAAACCTCTACCTTTAGATGTTCCCGTAACCTTGAGCATTTCATTTTCTATGAACATACTGACATCAAAAATCTCACCTTCTTCGATATCTTTATAAACTCTCAAACGGAATTCTCTTAAATATCGATAAGTATTACTTTTATGTTTTTTCAAATGTCCTTTATGAGGTTTGTTAATTTTCTTTTCATCTATTTCTTCAAAACCGAGTTGAACAGAATCATAACCATGTTTTTCTTTTGATTTACGATGAATGACCTGGCACGGACCTGCCTGAACAACAGTAACGGGAATAATTTCTCCATTTTTCCCGAAGACCTGTGTCATCCCGAGCTTTCTTCCAATTAAACCTATCATGACAAACTCCTTTTAAGCCTTGATTTCCACATGGACACCCGCGGGAAGAC
Coding sequences within it:
- a CDS encoding 30S ribosomal protein S5, whose amino-acid sequence is MFAVEKIVTTNRVAKVVKGGRNFSFNATVVVGDKNGKVGVGVGKANEIVDAIRKAKEKAGKNMFSIPIVNGSIPHEIIGRFGASKIMLKPASPGTGVIAGGPARAILEAAGVENILTKSLGSNTQANVVKATVDGLQKLRTISDISKLRGKSIKELTGLEVPDEA
- a CDS encoding 50S ribosomal protein L18, producing the protein MDNNAVTLKKYLARRKRRKSIRKKIFGSSERPRLSVFRSLKNISAQIINDDLGNTLVMMSSNSKEIKLDRSKKKVEQSFEVGLKLGEKAIALGISEVSFDRGGYLYHGRVKALADGARKAGLKF
- a CDS encoding 50S ribosomal protein L6; the encoded protein is MSRIGKTPVKLPDGVKVSIAGQNIDVSGKNGELKYIMKPGISVVQEENLLKISREDDSREQKCLHGLTRALINNMVIGVSEGYKKVLQVIGTGYSAEIVGIWLKLSIGFSHDILLEIPENIKVEAEAVPRAQKSKLGIQSIVRISGIHKEDVGKFAAEIRHCRPPENFKGKGIRYEGEYVKIKPGKTSA
- a CDS encoding 30S ribosomal protein S8 — its product is MSVSDPISDAITKIRNAFRVNHKTVTINYSNLNESIVKLLAEENFINSYDIVDRDPDKKIHRKKIFINLRYTNNGESVLKGIQRVSKPGLRIYVNSHNIPSVYNNTGCAILSTNRGLMVDRDARQQKIGGEYICKVW
- a CDS encoding type Z 30S ribosomal protein S14, whose product is MAKKSWVEKQKRTPKFQVRKYSRCMICGRSRAYMRDFGLCRLCFRKLATEGQIPGVKKASW
- a CDS encoding 50S ribosomal protein L5, producing the protein MSRLQEKFKKETIPALKKHFDYKNILMVPKLEKISVNMGVGAATQNKALLDNAVKDMVQITGRKPIITKAKKSISNFKLREGMPIGCKVTLRGEIMYEFLDRLISIVIPRIRDFRGISPKAFDGRGNYTLGITEQTVFPEIEYDKIDAVRGMNISIVTTAKTDEEGKELLRNLGMPFKNN
- a CDS encoding 50S ribosomal protein L24 is translated as MKIKKGDTVVVIAGKYKGVKGKVLKAYPKTNSVIVEKVNFIKKHTRPTQQNQQGGIVEKEAPINVSNVKLFNEKLGDVTRAVFKQIGKNRVRVCKKTGDEL
- a CDS encoding 50S ribosomal protein L14, which gives rise to MIQAQTMLNVADNSGAKKAQCIKVLGGSKRKYAGLGDIIVVAIKTAVPNSKIKKGSVERAVIIRTHKEARRKDGSYIRFEDNAVVMIDEKGEPKATRIFGPVARELREHHFMKIISLAPEVL
- a CDS encoding 30S ribosomal protein S17; the protein is MTNGRKVTKTGIVVSDKMEKTIVVKVQRQFKHPLYKKIVRRHKNFKAHDEKNECQIGDVVQIQESKPISRDKRWILSEIIEKRK
- a CDS encoding 50S ribosomal protein L29; amino-acid sequence: MKIMELRELTNDELRQKYEDSREELFNLRFQKAMNRLENPLRIKDVRRDIARIKTLITERKKSESSA
- a CDS encoding 50S ribosomal protein L16; this encodes MLAPKKVKYRKKQKGRRKGLAYRGSTINFGDYAIISLDAAWITSRQIESARVAITRTMKRAGKLWIRIFPDKPITKKPAETRMGKGKGAPEYWVAVVKPGRIMFEFEGVDPEVAKEAARLAGHKLPVQTKIICREGVEI
- a CDS encoding 30S ribosomal protein S3 — its product is MGQKVNPVGYRIGVNKNYESIWFATKDEYITNFHEDLKIKKYVRNRLQDAMISNVIIARKTKSVTVDIHTARPGQVIGRKGAEIEKIRNELSILVNKTRTSTLNVFVNVQEIKNMWLDASLVGLEIGRQLKRRISFRRAMKFAMRNAMRNGAQGIKVQCAGRLGGAEMARTERYHEGRTPLHTLRADIDYKLTEVTTTYGIIGIKIWIYKGDIFK
- a CDS encoding 50S ribosomal protein L22 translates to MEAIARVRNLRGSARKARLILDLIRGKSVPEAQRILLFSKKRVATNVAKILNSAIANVTVKEGKADMDNMVVSKVFADDGPIMKRHRPRAHGRATVIRRRTCHITLEIMGKE
- a CDS encoding 30S ribosomal protein S19, producing the protein MSRSIKKGPFVDKHLEKKVDDLNAQSKKQVIKTWSRRSTIIPKFVEHTFAVHNGRKFVPVYISENMVGHKLGEFSPTRTYRGHRVKK
- a CDS encoding 50S ribosomal protein L2 translates to MGIKKYKPVTPTLRFKTGFTFDEITKTEPEKSLLKPLPKKAGRNHHGRITCRHRGGGHKRHYRIIDFKRNKHDIPAKVATIEYDPNRSARIALLHYVDGEKRYILAPLDLKVGDTVNSGEKVEIKVGNALPLANIPMGTTIHNIEFKAGRGGQLARSAGAYGQLVAKEGGYVHIRMPSNHVHFIRKECYATIGQVGNIEHNSIVVGKAGRKRWMGIRPTVRGVAMNPVDHPMGGGEAKTSGGGHPVSPWGVLAKGGKTRKKHKYSDKYIIKSKKK
- a CDS encoding 50S ribosomal protein L23; this translates as MRYEREIIIAPMVTEKTTSLNNINNSYTFRVSINANKIEIKKAVEKIFNVNVLAVNTIRQRGKIKRMGRNSGKRADWKKAIIKLKQGDKIADFE
- a CDS encoding 50S ribosomal protein L4 gives rise to the protein MLEAIKYSAEGEEIGKVALPDSLFAAESKNPKALLYEVINMYLANQRQGTSAVQTRAEAQGSGRKLFKQKGTGNARPGNLRTPLRVGGGRAFGPKPKSWYKHIPKKKKRLALKLALTERAKNNQIIILESLEFDKPNTKRAKELLTKISPEKSKKLLLIDGNDHELIKSFSNMPYTSMDKADSIYAYEILKCNHLIMTEEALKKIVEVFA
- a CDS encoding 50S ribosomal protein L3: MIGLIGRKLGMTQVFGKNGEIIPVTVVQAGPCQVIHRKSKEKHGYDSVQLGFEEIDEKKINKPHKGHLKKHKSNTYRYLREFRLRVYKDIEEGEIFDVSMFIENEMLKVTGTSKGRGFAGVMKRHGFHGFKATHGVHESYRGPGAIGQCATPSRVFKGKKLPGQMGNKRTTILNMKVAKVDVEKNLVFVKGAVPGHRNSLVLLRKEL